AGTCGACGGCTGTCCGCGCCCTGGCTGGCCTGCTCCCCGAGATCCAGGTCGTCGTCGGTTGCCACTACGGCTGCGACCCGGCCGCCCCGGACGACTGGTGCGCCGACTGCCAGGAGAGACACGGGGGCCACCCGACCGCCGGCCGGCGCGTCCCCATCGTGAACCTGCCGGTCGGCGCGACCGAGGACCGGCTGACCGGCACCATCGATATCGAAGCGGCCATCAGCGAGGGCCGGCGGCGCTTCGAGCCGGGCCTGCTGGCCGCCGCCCATCGCGGCATCCTCTACGTGGACGAGGTCAACCTGCTCAACGATCACCTTGTGGACGTGCTGCTGGACGTGGCAGCGATGGGCACGAACTATGTCGAGCGCGAGGGCATCTCGCTCTCGCACCCGGCCCAGCTGATCCTGGTCGGCACGATGAATCCTGAGGAGGGCGACCTTCGCCCCCAGCTGCTGGACCGTTTTGCGCTGGCGGTCGAAGTGCAGGGCCTGGACAACCGCGCCGAGCGGGCCGAGGTCGTGCGGCGGCGTATCGCGTTCGAGCAGGACCCGGTCGGGTTCGTGACCCGCTGGCAGGCCGAGGAGCAGGCCGAGCAGCACCGCGTCCTGGCCGCCCGCGACCGTCTCTCGTCGGTGATCCTCGACGACCGTATGCTGGACCTGATCACCCATCTCTGCACCGATTTTGGTGTGGATGGTCTCCGGGCTGACATCGTCATGTACAAGACGGCCGTCACGCTGGCGGCCTACGCCGGACGGGGCCGCGTGGTCGAAGAGGACGTGCGTGACGCCGCCGAGCTGGCGCTGCTGCACCGCCGTCGCCGTCAGCCGTTCGAGCAGCCGCGCATGGACCCCGGCGACCTCGACCGCTCGATTGAGGAGCACCGCCAGCAGAACCCGCCGGATCTCTCGCCCGAAACGCCGCCTGAGACGACCAAAGCTTCAGCGCCGGAGCCACCCGAAACGGAGCCGCCGGCCACGCCGCCGAATCCCGACCAGCAGCCGTCCCCGCCCGACGAGCATGTTGTCGCGGCCGGCGATCCGTACGCCGTACGGGCCATCGCCCCGCCCGCCACCCTCCGCGAAGAGCGACCGAAGCGCGCCGGCCGCCGCAGCCGCGTCCGCACGCGTGACGGCCAGGGCGCTTACGTCCGCGCCGAACCATCCGGCCCGGCCACGACCGACCTGGCGCTGGATGCCACCGTCCGCGCCGCCGCCCCGATGCAGCGCGCTCGACGCCAGCGGCAACCAGACGGCCCGGCCCTGCTGGTCAAGGCGTCCGATCTCCATGGCAAGGTCCGCGAGACGAAGGCCGGCAACATCATCCTCTTCGCCGTCGACGCCAGCGGCTCGATGGCCGCGCGCAAGCGGATGTCGGCCGCCAAGCAAGCCGTGCTGTCGCTGCTGCTCGACGCGTACCAGAAACGGGACCGGGTCGGGCTGATCTCGTTCAGGGGCGAGCGAGCCGACCTCCTGCTGCCGCCGACGACCTCGGTCGATCTGGCGGAGCGTCGGCT
The genomic region above belongs to Chloroflexota bacterium and contains:
- a CDS encoding putative cobaltochelatase; this translates as MSQTTPQAAPAPARRTGRPVFPFTALIGQERMKKALVLNAVNPRLGGVLIRGEKGTAKSTAVRALAGLLPEIQVVVGCHYGCDPAAPDDWCADCQERHGGHPTAGRRVPIVNLPVGATEDRLTGTIDIEAAISEGRRRFEPGLLAAAHRGILYVDEVNLLNDHLVDVLLDVAAMGTNYVEREGISLSHPAQLILVGTMNPEEGDLRPQLLDRFALAVEVQGLDNRAERAEVVRRRIAFEQDPVGFVTRWQAEEQAEQHRVLAARDRLSSVILDDRMLDLITHLCTDFGVDGLRADIVMYKTAVTLAAYAGRGRVVEEDVRDAAELALLHRRRRQPFEQPRMDPGDLDRSIEEHRQQNPPDLSPETPPETTKASAPEPPETEPPATPPNPDQQPSPPDEHVVAAGDPYAVRAIAPPATLREERPKRAGRRSRVRTRDGQGAYVRAEPSGPATTDLALDATVRAAAPMQRARRQRQPDGPALLVKASDLHGKVRETKAGNIILFAVDASGSMAARKRMSAAKQAVLSLLLDAYQKRDRVGLISFRGERADLLLPPTTSVDLAERRLQSLPTGGRTPLSHALQVGLLAFEKHRLNHPEDVPLLLIVSDGRANVALGGGDPTAEILALAGEIRTRGIQSVVVDTESGRMRVGVCRPLSDALGATYLPIEQLRAGGLVAAANLGLGRA